In Chitinophaga nivalis, a single genomic region encodes these proteins:
- a CDS encoding MgtC/SapB family protein has product MLTIFEFTTRLAVALLLGAIIGVERQWRQKSAGLRTNTLVSLGAAAYILLSIRIGGEATGRVASYIISGIGFLGAGVIMKDGLSVQGLNTAATIWCSAAVGSLSGMGLLPEAGIVAAAIILAHLLLRPLGSTLSKPAFRKSANTVTAYLFTIRCKEKAENHIRVLLMQHLGGDDKLLLRSITSSENGDPAYAIITAEITAATPQDQLMEKAASRLTVEQDVTKVKWEVVGQQTDL; this is encoded by the coding sequence ATGCTTACCATCTTTGAATTTACCACCCGGCTGGCGGTTGCCTTGCTGCTGGGCGCCATCATCGGTGTAGAACGGCAATGGCGGCAGAAAAGCGCCGGCCTGCGTACCAACACCCTGGTCTCGCTCGGTGCTGCCGCCTACATCCTGTTATCGATCCGGATAGGCGGGGAAGCTACCGGCCGGGTAGCTTCCTATATCATCAGCGGCATTGGTTTCCTGGGCGCCGGTGTGATCATGAAAGACGGCCTTTCCGTACAAGGATTAAACACGGCCGCCACCATCTGGTGTTCTGCCGCAGTAGGGTCGTTGAGCGGCATGGGATTACTCCCGGAAGCCGGTATTGTAGCAGCTGCCATCATACTGGCGCACCTGCTGCTGCGGCCACTGGGATCTACCCTCAGCAAACCGGCTTTCCGCAAATCGGCCAATACAGTGACGGCCTATCTCTTTACCATCCGTTGTAAAGAAAAAGCGGAGAATCATATCCGGGTATTGCTGATGCAACACCTGGGCGGCGATGATAAACTATTGCTGCGATCTATTACCAGCAGCGAAAACGGCGACCCGGCCTATGCTATCATCACAGCCGAGATAACCGCTGCTACGCCACAGGATCAGCTGATGGAAAAAGCAGCCAGCCGTTTAACCGTAGAACAGGATGTAACGAAAGTAAAGTGGGAAGTCGTCGGGCAACAAACCGATCTGTAA
- a CDS encoding sensor histidine kinase, with protein sequence MTIRSKLTLLFTLLFAALLLAFAIFIYVSSAATREDEYYKRLQQQAITKANLLLGAEVAPEVLQVIYKNSPNALFQEEVAIYDTTFHLLYHDAVHVDKIKETGQMIQDIIREKEIQFTQGELQAVGILYHFKGRNYVITAAARDEYGFTKLQNLRYTLIISFCLAIILTIIIGYFFARKALQPVADIVDKVEDITATNLDSRLPVNNEKDEIGELAVTFNHMLNRLESSFDAQKQFVSNVSHELRTPLAIIITELELALTKERSQEAYKQAISSALQDAQRLARLSNGLLNLAKASYDQREISMKTTRLDELLLDAREMVIKANEDYKVNILFEQEIENDDYISVTGNAYLLKVAFVNLMENGCKFSANRQSQVAISWFGKNVILRFADTGIGIPDEELPHIFQPFYRGGNKQFAEGHGIGLSLTQKIVLLHKGTIQVASQPGAGTTFTVEMPHV encoded by the coding sequence ATGACCATCCGTAGTAAACTCACCTTGCTGTTTACCCTGCTGTTTGCAGCGTTGTTGCTGGCATTTGCCATCTTCATTTACGTGTCCAGCGCTGCTACCCGGGAAGATGAATACTACAAACGCCTGCAGCAGCAAGCTATCACCAAGGCCAACTTATTGCTGGGCGCAGAAGTAGCACCGGAAGTATTGCAGGTGATCTACAAAAACTCTCCTAACGCCCTTTTTCAGGAAGAAGTAGCTATTTATGATACTACCTTCCACCTGTTATACCACGATGCCGTACACGTGGATAAAATCAAGGAAACCGGGCAAATGATTCAGGACATCATCCGCGAAAAAGAAATCCAGTTTACCCAGGGCGAATTACAGGCGGTAGGTATTCTCTACCATTTCAAAGGCCGCAATTATGTGATCACGGCAGCAGCGCGGGATGAATATGGCTTTACCAAACTACAGAACCTCCGGTACACCCTGATCATTTCTTTCTGCCTCGCCATTATCCTGACGATTATCATCGGTTACTTCTTTGCCCGCAAAGCCTTGCAACCGGTGGCCGACATTGTGGATAAAGTGGAAGACATTACCGCCACCAACCTGGATTCCAGGTTGCCGGTAAACAATGAAAAAGATGAAATAGGGGAACTGGCTGTTACCTTCAACCATATGCTGAACCGCCTGGAAAGTTCCTTTGATGCACAAAAACAATTTGTGAGCAATGTATCGCATGAACTCCGCACACCGCTGGCCATCATCATTACAGAACTGGAACTGGCACTCACCAAAGAGCGCAGCCAGGAAGCCTACAAACAGGCTATCAGCAGCGCCCTGCAGGATGCGCAGCGCCTGGCCCGGCTCAGCAACGGCCTGCTCAATCTGGCCAAAGCCAGTTATGATCAGCGGGAAATCAGCATGAAAACTACCCGGCTGGATGAGCTGCTGCTGGATGCCCGGGAGATGGTGATCAAAGCCAATGAAGATTATAAAGTCAATATTCTCTTTGAACAGGAGATCGAAAATGATGATTACATTTCTGTCACCGGTAATGCCTATCTGCTGAAAGTGGCTTTTGTAAACCTGATGGAAAACGGTTGTAAATTCTCTGCCAACCGGCAAAGCCAGGTCGCCATTTCCTGGTTCGGTAAAAATGTCATCCTCCGTTTTGCAGACACGGGTATTGGTATTCCGGATGAAGAGCTGCCGCATATTTTCCAGCCCTTTTACCGGGGTGGCAACAAGCAGTTTGCAGAAGGACACGGGATTGGCCTTTCGCTTACCCAAAAAATTGTACTCCTGCATAAAGGTACCATCCAGGTTGCTTCCCAACCAGGTGCCGGCACCACCTTTACGGTGGAGATGCCCCACGTATAA
- a CDS encoding response regulator transcription factor: MKILVIEDEQRVADLIKRGLEEQQFFVELAFDGAMGKKLALQYDYDAVIMDIILPQINGLELCKQIRELKPALPIIMLTALGTTDDKVEGFDAGADDYLVKPFEMRELLVRIRALLKRNGTHVSATTILKYADLEMNLQTKTVKRGQTDIALTPKELKLLEYMMQNPERILSRTEIAEKVWNTHFDTGTNFIDVYINYLRKKIDKAFNTKLIHTRSGMGFIFKEGTSI, from the coding sequence GTGAAAATATTGGTAATAGAAGATGAACAACGGGTAGCCGATCTGATTAAAAGAGGATTGGAAGAACAACAGTTTTTTGTAGAACTGGCCTTTGATGGTGCGATGGGTAAAAAGCTGGCCTTGCAATACGATTACGATGCCGTTATCATGGATATCATCCTGCCGCAGATCAATGGCCTGGAACTGTGCAAACAGATCCGGGAACTTAAACCTGCCTTGCCGATTATCATGCTAACGGCATTGGGTACTACCGACGACAAAGTAGAAGGATTTGATGCCGGGGCAGATGACTACCTCGTAAAACCCTTTGAAATGCGGGAGCTGCTGGTACGCATCCGGGCATTATTAAAACGTAACGGCACCCACGTCAGCGCCACTACGATTTTGAAATATGCCGATCTCGAAATGAACCTCCAGACTAAAACGGTGAAACGCGGCCAGACCGACATAGCCCTTACTCCCAAAGAACTCAAGCTCCTGGAATATATGATGCAAAATCCCGAACGGATACTCTCCCGCACGGAAATAGCAGAAAAAGTATGGAACACCCATTTTGATACCGGCACCAATTTCATTGATGTATACATCAATTACCTGCGGAAGAAGATCGACAAAGCATTTAATACGAAACTGATACATACCCGGAGTGGCATGGGTTTCATCTTTAAAGAAGGTACCAGCATATGA
- a CDS encoding DinB family protein, producing the protein MEIRQVADRLNDLCNTIPALIRQEDATAFAQRPAPSKWSKKEILGHLIDSATNNHRRFVSAVIENEPVIAYDGDQWVAAQQYQQLDLEQLLQFWESYNRHLAAIIVHIPATALQRPCKVNAHTSLTIHFLITDYLVHLEHHLRQLVAY; encoded by the coding sequence ATGGAAATAAGACAAGTAGCAGACCGGCTCAATGATTTATGCAACACCATTCCTGCCCTCATCCGGCAGGAAGATGCCACCGCCTTTGCCCAACGTCCGGCTCCCAGCAAATGGTCTAAAAAAGAAATCCTCGGACACCTGATTGATTCGGCCACCAACAATCATCGCCGCTTTGTAAGCGCCGTTATCGAAAACGAACCAGTCATCGCCTATGATGGCGACCAATGGGTAGCCGCTCAGCAGTACCAGCAACTGGACCTGGAACAGCTGCTACAGTTTTGGGAAAGCTACAACCGGCACCTGGCAGCCATTATTGTACACATTCCGGCAACAGCGCTGCAACGCCCCTGTAAGGTCAACGCACATACCAGCCTGACGATACATTTTCTGATCACAGATTACCTCGTTCACCTGGAACACCACCTCCGGCAACTGGTTGCCTACTAA
- a CDS encoding DeoR/GlpR family DNA-binding transcription regulator, with the protein MNYQIRIQKILAQLEATGEVTIKGLAQTLGTAEITIRRDLNQLAADGMLSRTHGGAIKVNQPELPHRFQNKAAVNQVAKDHICRRAAADIQDGDIIFLDCGSTVFRLCPFIRNKKIKVITNSIPVIYALQDSHVSLNIIGGEFDATRQAIHGKMATQHIASYHATKAFVGVDGITPKGLFANSEKEATITLAMAAQSRHTYLLCDDSKIGKATYYQFADLRLVHTLITNATSDILKPFKKSGIQLISTP; encoded by the coding sequence ATGAATTATCAAATTAGAATACAAAAGATCCTCGCACAACTGGAAGCTACCGGTGAAGTCACCATTAAAGGGCTGGCACAAACACTGGGAACCGCTGAAATCACCATCAGAAGAGACCTGAACCAACTGGCAGCAGACGGTATGCTCAGCCGCACACATGGCGGCGCCATCAAAGTAAACCAACCGGAATTGCCGCACCGGTTCCAGAACAAGGCCGCGGTAAACCAGGTAGCCAAAGACCACATCTGCCGCCGGGCCGCCGCCGATATTCAGGATGGCGACATCATTTTCCTCGACTGTGGCAGCACCGTCTTCCGCCTCTGTCCTTTCATCCGCAACAAAAAAATCAAAGTGATCACCAACTCCATCCCGGTTATCTATGCCCTGCAGGACAGCCACGTATCGCTCAATATTATTGGTGGTGAATTTGATGCCACCCGGCAGGCTATACACGGAAAAATGGCCACGCAGCACATTGCCAGCTACCACGCCACCAAAGCCTTTGTGGGGGTGGATGGTATCACGCCCAAAGGTCTCTTTGCCAACAGTGAAAAAGAAGCCACCATTACATTGGCTATGGCTGCACAAAGCCGGCATACCTATTTGCTGTGCGACGACAGCAAGATAGGAAAGGCCACCTACTATCAGTTTGCAGACCTTCGCCTGGTACATACCCTCATCACCAACGCCACATCGGATATACTTAAACCATTTAAAAAGAGTGGTATACAACTGATCAGCACTCCCTGA
- the nudK gene encoding GDP-mannose pyrophosphatase NudK has translation MEQINILKTDILSDNWYTLKKVTFEQIRADGSVVRQEREAYDRGNGAAILLYNIAQQTVILTRQFRLPTYINGNETGFLIECCAGLLDKDNPEACIKRETAEETGYQISDVQKVFEAYMSPGSVTEILYFFVAAYSKEMKIHAGGGVEEEEENIEVLELPFTQALEMIKTGEIKDGKTILLLQYATIHGLLEHAS, from the coding sequence ATGGAACAAATAAATATCCTGAAGACAGACATTCTTTCCGACAACTGGTATACATTGAAGAAAGTAACCTTTGAGCAGATCCGGGCAGATGGTTCCGTGGTGCGGCAGGAGCGGGAAGCGTACGACCGGGGTAATGGTGCGGCCATCCTGTTGTATAATATCGCGCAGCAAACTGTGATCCTGACCCGGCAATTCCGTTTGCCGACTTATATCAACGGTAACGAAACCGGATTTTTAATCGAATGCTGTGCGGGCCTGTTGGATAAGGATAATCCGGAAGCCTGTATCAAAAGAGAAACAGCGGAAGAAACGGGTTATCAGATCAGTGATGTACAGAAAGTATTCGAAGCCTATATGTCGCCGGGATCGGTGACAGAGATCCTGTACTTTTTTGTGGCGGCCTATTCCAAAGAGATGAAAATACATGCCGGTGGCGGGGTGGAAGAGGAAGAAGAAAATATAGAAGTACTGGAGCTACCATTTACGCAGGCACTGGAGATGATAAAAACCGGTGAGATCAAAGATGGTAAAACCATCCTGTTGTTACAATATGCGACCATTCATGGATTGCTGGAACATGCGTCCTGA
- a CDS encoding TIGR00341 family protein — translation MKEIMAAISFFLKDRFNLHEDKADESVIIESINKGVEFKGINVWTLIFAILIASIGLNVNSTAVIIGAMLISPLMGPIMGVGLGIGINDIELIKKGLKNLLIATVISIVTSAIYFYLTPLHEAQSELLARTQPSVWDVFIAFVGGLAGIIAGTRKEKGTVIPGVAIATALMPPLCTAGFGIASGNILYFLGALYLFFINSLFICISTVLIVRFLKFRKKLFQDAEKEKKVNRYILILVLLTVCPSIYLAYKIVDRSLFESNARKFVDTEFHFSNTQVINKNFYVKGKHKEIDLLLLGQELSPATIDSIRNRLKIYHLGNTTLTLHQGLNAKQQIDLSQIKASIMEDVFKNTLRSDSTAPVPEKINTPLPDIRTELNTLFPELTYYTLAYTVAHQTSTTRKDTLVLFTGRVSKKMTPQNRNRFSTWLKERLQTDSLQVILE, via the coding sequence ATGAAAGAAATCATGGCGGCCATCAGCTTTTTTCTGAAAGACCGTTTTAATCTGCATGAAGACAAGGCAGATGAAAGCGTCATCATTGAATCCATCAACAAAGGCGTAGAGTTCAAGGGTATCAATGTATGGACGTTGATATTCGCCATCCTGATTGCCTCTATCGGATTGAATGTAAATTCAACGGCTGTCATTATCGGCGCCATGCTCATCTCCCCTTTAATGGGGCCGATTATGGGCGTAGGACTGGGTATTGGCATCAACGATATTGAACTGATTAAAAAAGGCTTGAAGAATCTCCTCATTGCCACTGTGATCAGTATCGTTACCTCTGCGATCTATTTTTATCTGACCCCGCTGCACGAAGCGCAATCTGAGTTACTGGCCCGTACGCAGCCATCGGTATGGGATGTGTTTATTGCCTTTGTGGGCGGCCTCGCCGGTATTATTGCCGGCACCCGTAAGGAAAAAGGTACGGTTATCCCTGGTGTAGCGATTGCTACGGCCTTAATGCCGCCACTGTGTACTGCAGGATTTGGTATTGCCAGTGGAAATATTCTTTATTTCCTGGGCGCGCTATATCTGTTTTTTATCAACAGCCTGTTTATCTGTATCTCTACGGTATTGATTGTACGCTTCCTGAAATTCCGCAAAAAACTTTTCCAGGATGCAGAGAAAGAAAAAAAAGTAAACCGGTACATTCTCATACTGGTGCTGCTCACGGTATGCCCCAGTATTTACCTCGCCTATAAAATAGTAGATAGAAGTCTGTTTGAATCAAATGCCCGGAAATTTGTGGACACAGAATTTCATTTCAGTAATACGCAGGTCATCAACAAAAACTTTTATGTAAAAGGTAAGCACAAAGAAATCGACCTGTTGTTACTCGGACAGGAATTATCGCCTGCTACGATTGACTCTATCCGCAATCGCCTGAAAATATATCACCTGGGCAATACCACGCTTACCTTACACCAGGGGCTGAATGCCAAACAACAGATTGATCTTTCCCAGATAAAAGCCAGTATCATGGAAGATGTATTTAAAAATACCCTCCGATCGGATTCTACGGCACCTGTGCCGGAAAAAATCAATACGCCGTTGCCGGATATCCGGACAGAACTCAACACCCTGTTTCCGGAACTGACATACTACACCCTCGCCTATACGGTAGCTCATCAAACCAGCACCACCCGCAAGGATACATTGGTATTATTTACCGGCAGGGTATCCAAAAAAATGACGCCACAAAACCGGAACCGGTTTTCCACCTGGCTCAAAGAGCGGCTGCAAACAGATTCCCTGCAAGTAATCCTGGAATAA
- a CDS encoding glycosyl hydrolase family 8: MIKCYAFMIAALLCAGSMRLCAQNKPYPQAVNYPNCIKPNNVTQAAMNTSVASYYDYWKGKYLKHNLASLPGGYYVLGNVTGEQEGFNALGSSEGQGYGMVITALMAGHDPNAKVIFDGLFKTARAYRSSENNNLMGWIVADDIKAQGHYDSATDGDMDIAYALILAHYQWGSGGTINYLAEAKKMITNGIKVSNVSNSNRLNIGDGDSKSALNTRPSDWMMSHMRAFYQETNDNTWLNVINTLYGVYWQFTNKYSASTGLISDFVVKNPPEPAPEDYLGEFKETNEYNYNACRVPLRIVMDYAMYGSTEAYNVSNKLVTWIKQKTNNNPTAIVNGYKLNGGNRGSSAEAVFVGPFVAASVISSNNQAFLNSGWNYLKSAKEDYYSDSYGLLCQLFISGNWWKPEAGTSTNIPPQVNITAPANNASFTAPANITLTAAATDSDGTISKVEFFNGSNKIGESANSPYSIAWNNVSGGSYAITAKATDNGNATTVSAVVNVTVTGGTACVPATASSDDGNVAANVLDNDLNTRWSATGTNEWIQLCLANPVTVNSVSIAFFKGDTRRSSFDIQVSQNGTTWTNAATGKQSSGTSTALETFNITPVTAKYVKIIGHGNNLNAWNSYTEVKVNSSSLAAAATWNNKLSLHEQTAVKVNVYPNPLAEKTTITFNLKAAGATNLTVYNINGKPVQVLVNGKLPAGAQQILFDGGTIPSGVYIFKLVHGGQTTITKAVK, encoded by the coding sequence ATGATCAAATGCTATGCATTCATGATTGCCGCATTACTATGTGCCGGCAGCATGCGGTTATGTGCGCAGAATAAGCCGTATCCGCAGGCAGTTAATTATCCGAACTGTATTAAACCCAACAATGTTACGCAGGCAGCCATGAATACCAGTGTGGCCAGCTACTACGACTATTGGAAAGGGAAGTACCTGAAACACAACCTGGCGTCGTTGCCCGGTGGTTATTATGTATTGGGGAATGTGACGGGGGAACAGGAAGGTTTTAATGCATTAGGCTCTTCGGAAGGACAAGGTTACGGTATGGTCATCACAGCATTGATGGCCGGTCACGATCCCAATGCCAAAGTCATCTTCGACGGTTTGTTTAAAACTGCCCGTGCCTATCGCAGTTCGGAAAACAATAACCTGATGGGCTGGATTGTGGCAGACGACATCAAGGCGCAGGGACATTATGACTCTGCTACCGATGGTGATATGGATATTGCCTATGCCCTGATACTGGCCCACTACCAGTGGGGGTCCGGCGGTACCATTAATTACCTGGCAGAGGCCAAAAAGATGATCACCAATGGTATCAAGGTGAGTAATGTGAGCAACAGTAACCGGTTGAATATCGGTGACGGAGACTCCAAGTCTGCTCTTAATACCCGCCCATCCGATTGGATGATGAGCCACATGCGGGCCTTCTACCAGGAAACCAACGACAATACCTGGTTGAATGTGATCAATACCCTGTATGGTGTGTATTGGCAGTTTACCAATAAATATTCTGCCAGCACCGGGCTGATCTCCGACTTCGTGGTGAAAAATCCGCCAGAACCGGCACCGGAAGATTACCTGGGAGAATTTAAAGAAACCAATGAATATAACTATAATGCCTGCCGGGTACCCCTGCGCATTGTGATGGACTATGCCATGTATGGTTCCACAGAAGCTTATAATGTTTCCAACAAACTGGTGACCTGGATCAAACAGAAAACCAATAATAATCCTACTGCCATTGTCAATGGGTACAAACTGAATGGTGGTAACAGAGGAAGCAGTGCAGAAGCTGTATTTGTAGGACCTTTTGTAGCCGCTTCCGTTATCAGCAGCAACAATCAGGCATTCCTCAACAGCGGCTGGAATTATCTGAAATCAGCCAAGGAAGATTACTACAGTGACTCCTATGGTTTGCTGTGCCAGCTGTTTATCTCCGGTAACTGGTGGAAACCGGAAGCAGGTACTTCTACCAACATACCGCCGCAGGTGAACATCACCGCACCCGCCAATAACGCATCGTTTACGGCTCCTGCCAATATTACGCTGACAGCTGCTGCTACCGATAGCGATGGCACGATCAGCAAAGTGGAATTTTTTAATGGCAGCAATAAGATAGGAGAGAGTGCTAACAGTCCTTATAGTATTGCCTGGAATAATGTAAGCGGCGGCAGTTATGCGATCACCGCTAAAGCTACCGATAACGGTAACGCCACTACGGTGTCTGCTGTGGTGAATGTAACCGTAACAGGTGGCACTGCGTGTGTACCGGCTACTGCCAGCAGCGATGATGGTAATGTGGCCGCTAATGTACTGGACAACGACCTGAATACCCGTTGGTCAGCTACCGGCACCAACGAATGGATACAGCTTTGCCTGGCCAATCCGGTAACCGTGAATAGTGTAAGTATCGCCTTCTTTAAAGGAGATACCCGTCGCTCTTCTTTCGACATACAGGTGAGTCAGAATGGTACTACCTGGACGAATGCCGCTACCGGCAAGCAATCCAGCGGTACCAGCACGGCGCTGGAAACCTTTAACATTACGCCGGTAACTGCGAAGTATGTTAAAATCATTGGCCATGGCAACAACCTCAATGCCTGGAACAGCTATACCGAAGTAAAGGTAAACAGCAGCAGCCTGGCAGCGGCAGCTACGTGGAACAATAAACTTTCTTTGCATGAACAGACAGCGGTGAAGGTTAACGTATATCCGAATCCGTTAGCAGAGAAAACAACGATCACATTTAACCTGAAAGCGGCAGGTGCCACCAACCTGACGGTTTATAATATAAACGGTAAACCAGTACAGGTGCTGGTCAATGGAAAATTACCGGCTGGTGCACAGCAAATCTTATTTGATGGGGGCACGATCCCATCCGGGGTCTATATTTTTAAGCTGGTACATGGCGGACAAACCACCATTACGAAAGCGGTAAAATAA
- a CDS encoding Kelch repeat-containing protein, translating to MYYPKKAIALMMVVVSLSACSKNEQVVSPVTLESPVHAGVSTASYFDFTRLEAAGVLQLSAPKSAMALASCGNKVFFAGGSDEYSSKGPDSTTLVYTGSAKSTVEIYDTLTHSWSIQQLSQARDFITAVTVGTKVLFAGGRMGRVNQYKATTVVDVYDVTTQQWSVTYLSEARAMMGGVAHGSKAYFFGGTDNNGKQSRKIDVYDVITNTWSALQLRDARREAGAVVRGNEIIFAGGSNSGSVTSIEVYNTLTQSWSFGYLLIPRNRPVMSVIANKVYIAGGLASGNAPNAKKSIEVFSQTNLLDSIITLPTDRLMPGAAIIGRKVIVAGGIATVNDATADIYDVVTGATTTVPVSTVGIGIMQSTITVGKYVFIAGGINAKLPAPSHRTNEVGVFELRP from the coding sequence ATGTATTATCCAAAGAAGGCCATCGCCCTGATGATGGTAGTAGTCTCTTTAAGCGCTTGCAGTAAAAATGAGCAAGTTGTATCTCCTGTTACACTGGAAAGTCCTGTACATGCTGGCGTCTCTACAGCATCTTATTTTGATTTCACCCGTTTGGAAGCTGCTGGCGTATTACAGTTAAGCGCTCCAAAATCTGCCATGGCACTGGCGTCCTGTGGCAACAAAGTATTTTTCGCCGGCGGATCTGATGAGTATTCTTCCAAAGGTCCCGACAGTACAACATTGGTTTACACTGGTAGTGCAAAATCTACGGTGGAAATCTATGACACCCTCACACACAGCTGGTCTATTCAACAGCTGAGCCAGGCGCGTGATTTTATCACCGCTGTTACCGTAGGTACCAAAGTATTGTTTGCAGGTGGTAGAATGGGCCGTGTTAATCAGTACAAAGCTACCACCGTGGTAGATGTGTATGATGTTACTACACAGCAATGGTCTGTTACTTACCTCAGCGAAGCACGCGCGATGATGGGCGGTGTTGCGCATGGTTCCAAAGCGTACTTCTTTGGCGGTACCGACAATAACGGTAAACAAAGCCGGAAAATTGATGTGTACGATGTAATTACCAACACCTGGAGCGCTTTACAATTGCGCGATGCCAGACGTGAAGCTGGTGCAGTCGTTCGCGGCAATGAAATCATCTTTGCCGGTGGTAGCAACAGCGGCAGTGTTACTTCTATTGAAGTATACAACACCCTCACACAAAGCTGGAGCTTTGGGTACCTGCTGATCCCAAGAAACCGTCCGGTAATGAGCGTGATTGCCAACAAAGTATACATCGCTGGTGGTCTTGCTTCCGGTAATGCACCCAATGCTAAAAAAAGCATCGAAGTATTCAGCCAGACCAATCTGCTCGACAGCATCATTACGCTGCCTACAGATCGTCTGATGCCAGGTGCAGCTATCATAGGTCGTAAGGTGATCGTAGCCGGTGGTATCGCAACGGTTAATGATGCCACTGCTGACATCTACGATGTAGTGACCGGTGCAACGACTACTGTTCCTGTATCTACTGTAGGTATTGGTATCATGCAATCTACGATCACAGTAGGTAAGTATGTATTCATCGCTGGTGGTATTAATGCAAAATTACCAGCTCCAAGCCACCGTACCAACGAAGTAGGCGTATTTGAATTAAGACCTTAA